A window from Hemitrygon akajei unplaced genomic scaffold, sHemAka1.3 Scf000057, whole genome shotgun sequence encodes these proteins:
- the LOC140721490 gene encoding uncharacterized protein, producing MAHQWVHTGERSFTCSEWRIGFTDSSTLQSHQRVHTGEKLFTCSECGKGFTQSSSLRRHQRVHTGEKPFTCLECGKRFTQSSHLRRHQRVHTGEKSFTGSECGKKFTESSTLLVHQRVHTGEKPFTCSECGKGFTQSSSLRRHQRVHTGEKPFTCSECGKGFTQSSHLHIHQRVHTGEKPFTCSECGKRFTHSSNLHSHQRVHTGEKPFTCSECGKGFTQSSHLHIHQRVHTGERPFTCSECGKGFIRSSQLLAHQQVHTGEWPFTCSECGNGFTDSSTLQSHQRVHTGEKPFTCSECGKGFTQSSSLQRHQRVHTGEKPFTCSECGKRFTQSSHLRRHQRVHTGEKPFTGSECGKGFSQSSHLLEHQSVHTGVKPFTCSECGKGFTESSTLLVHQRVHTGEKPFTCSECGRRFTHSSNLHSHQRVHTGEKPFTCSECGKRFTRSSHLLAHQSVHTGERLFTCSDCGKGFTQSSNLQKHQRVHTRERPFTCSECGKGFTQSSQLLEHKSVHIGEWPLL from the coding sequence atggcacaccagtgggttcacactggggagaggtcgttcacctgctcagaatggcGGATAGGATTCACTGACTCTTCCAccttacagagtcatcagcgagttcacactggggagaagctgttcacctgctcagaatgtgggaagggattcactcagtcatccagcctacggagacatcagcgagttcacactggggagaagccgttcacctgcttagaatgtgggaagagattcactcagtcatcccacctacggagacatcagcgagttcacactggtgagaagtCGTTCACTGGCTCAGAATGTGGCAAgaaattcactgagtcatccaccttactggtacatcagcgagttcacactggggagaagccattcacctgctcagaatgtgggaagggattcactcagtcatccagcctacggagacatcagcgagttcacactggggagaagccgttcacctgctcagaatgtgggaagggattcactcagtcatcccacctgcatattcatcagcgagttcacactggggagaagccgttcacctgctcagaatgtgggaagagattcactcattcatccaatctacatagtcatcagcgagttcacactggggagaagccgttcacctgctcagaatgtgggaaaggattcactcagtcatcccacctgcatattcatcagcgagttcacactggggagaggccattcacctgctcagagtgtgggaagggattcattcggtcatcccaactactggcacaccagcaagttcacacaggggagtggccgttcacctgctcagaatgtgggaatggattcactgactcttccaccttacagagtcatcagcgagttcacactggggagaagccgttcacctgctcagaatgtgggaagggattcactcagtcatccagcctacagagacatcagcgagttcacactggggagaagccgttcacctgctcagaatgtgggaagagattcactcagtcatcccacctacggagacatcagcgagttcacactggggagaagccgttcaccggctcagaatgtgggaagggattcagtcagtcatcccacctactggaacaccagtcagttcacactggggtgaagccgttcacctgctcagaatgtgggaaaggattcactgagtcatccaccttactggtacaccagcgagttcacactggggagaagccattcacctgctcagaatgtgggaggagattcactcattcatccaatctacatagtcatcagcgagttcacactggggagaagccgttcacctgctcagaatgtgggaagagattcactcggtcatcccacctactggcacaccagtcagttcacactggggagaggctgttcacctgctcagactgtggaaagggattcactcagtcatccaacctacagaaacatcagcgagttcacactagagagaggccgttcacctgctcagaatgtggcaaaggattcactcagtcatcccaactactggaacacaagtcagttcatattggggagtggccattgttatga